One genomic region from Natrinema caseinilyticum encodes:
- a CDS encoding MTH1187 family thiamine-binding protein: MTVVALLSVAPVIETSMASEVAKAVDALEEYDVRYETNPMGTVIEAETTDELFAAAQAAHDAVDGDRVSTVLKIDDKRARTGRASEKVSAVEAELGRPARSTEE; encoded by the coding sequence ATGACGGTAGTCGCACTACTGAGCGTCGCACCGGTGATCGAGACGAGCATGGCGAGTGAAGTCGCGAAGGCGGTCGACGCGCTCGAGGAGTACGACGTCCGGTACGAGACGAACCCGATGGGGACGGTAATCGAAGCCGAAACGACGGACGAACTCTTCGCGGCCGCACAGGCCGCCCACGACGCCGTCGACGGCGACCGGGTGAGCACCGTCCTGAAGATCGACGACAAACGGGCCCGAACCGGCCGAGCATCGGAGAAGGTGTCGGCCGTCGAAGCGGAACTCGGTCGACCGGCTCGAAGCACCGAGGAGTGA
- the mch gene encoding methenyltetrahydromethanopterin cyclohydrolase, with the protein MESLNRMAIELVDEALDYAEELNIGGYDLENESTVLDFGLEFEGGIEAGLLLTEIQTAGMATPSYELSELGDATIPVVELSTDQPALSLLCSQKAGWELTTDDFEGLGSGPARALVAEEEEFRRVGYTDAFDLTALAVETDEEPTEAAAQQVADLAEVESSSVFLLAYRTASIVGSITNAARAAELATFRLAELGYDPIDIVSATGRAPVAPVAGDERTAIARTTDAVAYGGRAHLTVREDADVFDSVPSTAAEDHGRPFGDVFDDLEWEFEDVPSDLFAPATVTIDVIGGPTHVYGETDEDVLVDSFGL; encoded by the coding sequence ATGGAAAGTCTCAATCGGATGGCGATCGAGCTGGTCGACGAAGCCCTCGATTACGCCGAGGAGCTGAACATCGGGGGATACGACCTCGAGAACGAATCGACGGTGCTGGACTTCGGACTCGAGTTCGAGGGCGGGATCGAGGCCGGGCTGTTGCTCACCGAGATTCAGACGGCCGGAATGGCGACGCCGAGCTACGAACTGAGCGAACTCGGTGACGCGACGATTCCCGTCGTCGAGCTATCGACGGATCAACCGGCGCTCTCGCTGCTGTGTTCGCAGAAGGCCGGCTGGGAACTGACGACGGACGATTTCGAAGGGCTCGGAAGCGGCCCGGCCAGGGCGCTCGTGGCCGAAGAAGAGGAATTCCGTCGCGTTGGATACACCGACGCGTTCGACCTGACCGCGCTGGCGGTCGAGACGGACGAGGAACCGACCGAAGCCGCGGCCCAGCAGGTCGCCGACCTCGCCGAGGTCGAATCGAGCAGCGTCTTCCTGCTCGCGTATCGGACCGCGAGCATCGTCGGCAGCATCACGAACGCCGCTCGAGCGGCCGAGCTCGCGACGTTCCGGCTCGCCGAACTGGGATACGACCCGATCGACATCGTCTCGGCGACCGGACGCGCACCGGTCGCGCCCGTCGCGGGCGACGAGCGAACCGCCATCGCGCGAACGACCGACGCGGTCGCCTACGGCGGTCGAGCGCATCTCACCGTCCGGGAAGACGCCGACGTCTTCGATTCGGTGCCGTCGACGGCCGCCGAGGATCACGGCCGCCCGTTCGGTGACGTCTTCGATGACCTCGAGTGGGAGTTCGAGGACGTGCCGTCGGATCTCTTCGCACCCGCGACGGTGACGATCGACGTGATCGGCGGGCCGACGCACGTCTACGGCGAAACCGACGAGGACGTGCTCGTCGACTCGTTCGGGCTGTAG
- a CDS encoding ATP-grasp domain-containing protein, which yields MKPRDRKSVVVPAVAPSSAACIRSLGSRGIRTIAVSETEAAPEFHSRHCDETLVVPDPETDFLGYKDALLGLAKRPSVQTITPLREEDVWALAKYRSEFATHITPLWPTVESLRTVYDRVELMNAASEAGVAVPETSTFDEVDDWGHEQIAKPRYAILTDEYVASMSSTEVVHPGSVSFLQPGHRPDREELVSEMGHVPIVQEYVPGPEYALWALYDRGDVVATCQKHQLRGYSYAGNTSVARQTTSIPDLETAGRRLLEALDWHGPVSVQFVRNEATGEFTLLEINPRFWVSLECPLQAGVDFAYYYWCLACDLPVRAESDYEPGVATHLLRGELLHILSILREENPLVEPPSLPGTVWDVASSIRRQPHFDYLSVTDPGPFVRDVLNTGYELFGTAPDASSSPSGERATDSSDASSAASKPPTDASAGAIHNPDRR from the coding sequence ATGAAACCGAGGGATCGGAAAAGCGTCGTCGTCCCAGCTGTGGCTCCGAGTTCCGCCGCGTGCATCCGGTCGCTCGGATCACGGGGCATACGAACGATCGCCGTCTCCGAAACCGAAGCCGCCCCCGAATTTCACTCGAGACACTGCGACGAGACGCTCGTCGTTCCGGATCCCGAGACGGATTTCCTCGGGTACAAAGACGCGCTTCTCGGACTCGCGAAACGGCCGTCCGTTCAGACGATTACCCCGCTTCGAGAGGAGGACGTCTGGGCGCTCGCGAAGTACAGGTCGGAGTTTGCGACGCACATCACGCCGCTCTGGCCGACCGTCGAGTCGCTCCGGACGGTGTACGACAGGGTGGAGCTGATGAACGCCGCCAGCGAAGCGGGAGTGGCGGTACCGGAGACGAGCACGTTCGACGAGGTCGACGACTGGGGTCACGAACAGATCGCGAAACCCCGGTACGCGATCCTCACGGACGAGTACGTCGCCTCCATGTCGTCGACCGAAGTCGTTCACCCTGGTTCGGTGTCGTTTCTCCAACCCGGCCACAGACCGGACCGCGAAGAACTGGTCTCGGAGATGGGACACGTTCCGATCGTCCAGGAGTACGTACCGGGTCCCGAATACGCGCTTTGGGCGCTCTACGACCGGGGTGACGTCGTCGCGACCTGCCAGAAACACCAGCTTCGAGGGTACTCCTACGCCGGAAACACGAGCGTGGCACGACAAACCACGTCGATTCCGGACCTCGAGACGGCGGGACGACGGTTGCTCGAGGCGCTCGACTGGCACGGCCCCGTCTCGGTTCAGTTCGTGAGAAACGAAGCGACGGGCGAGTTCACGCTCCTCGAGATCAATCCGCGGTTCTGGGTGTCGTTGGAGTGTCCCCTTCAGGCCGGGGTCGATTTCGCGTACTACTACTGGTGTCTCGCGTGCGATTTACCCGTCCGAGCCGAATCGGACTACGAACCGGGCGTCGCGACACACCTCTTGCGCGGCGAACTGTTACACATTCTCAGTATTCTGCGAGAAGAGAATCCGTTGGTCGAACCGCCATCGCTGCCGGGCACGGTATGGGACGTCGCATCGTCGATCCGTCGCCAACCGCACTTCGACTATCTCAGCGTAACCGATCCCGGCCCCTTCGTCCGCGACGTCCTCAACACGGGATACGAACTGTTCGGAACCGCTCCTGATGCGTCCAGTTCACCGTCCGGGGAACGGGCCACCGACTCGTCCGACGCGTCCAGTGCCGCGTCGAAGCCGCCGACCGACGCCTCGGCAGGGGCGATCCACAATCCCGATCGGCGCTGA
- a CDS encoding HalOD1 output domain-containing protein — translation MQTELSPADGTADLQYDQPNDRYVFHHDSDSTATITTTIVHALASIADTDVSQGEFSLYDSVDPDALDRIFSSKADGTERTGGHIAFTALEHEVYVYANGDVIIYPPAETPRPTPSN, via the coding sequence ATGCAGACGGAACTATCACCCGCAGACGGTACGGCCGACCTCCAGTACGACCAGCCCAACGACCGCTACGTCTTCCACCACGACAGCGACAGCACCGCGACGATCACCACGACCATCGTCCACGCGCTCGCATCAATCGCCGACACGGACGTCTCACAGGGAGAATTCTCCCTGTACGACAGCGTCGATCCGGACGCCTTGGACCGGATCTTCAGCTCCAAAGCGGACGGCACCGAGCGGACTGGTGGCCACATCGCGTTCACCGCACTGGAACACGAAGTGTACGTCTACGCGAACGGAGACGTCATCATTTACCCGCCGGCGGAGACGCCGCGGCCGACACCGTCGAACTGA
- a CDS encoding universal stress protein, whose amino-acid sequence MFTSILFPTDGSQGASVAFDHVLDIAAAHESTVHILNVANTRKDAVLRMGGEVLDVLEREGERHVRDDADCARERGIDVVTAVYDGDPYSSIIEYAESNDVDLVAMPTHGRTGLERFMLGSTTERVVRTSPVPVLTIRPDSDGETPTYPYRTVLVPTDGSDCATAALAIGTDVANAEGAALHLLSVIDTRTLGVDVRTDIQISLLEESANEILEDASDYATDAGVESVAETVEYGTSIHQTVRSFVEDNDVDLVVVGTHGRTGFDRYLLGSVTEHLVRTSLIPVLTVRDESITE is encoded by the coding sequence ATGTTCACCAGCATCCTCTTTCCCACCGATGGTAGCCAGGGGGCGTCGGTCGCGTTCGACCACGTCCTCGATATCGCGGCCGCCCACGAGTCGACGGTTCACATCCTCAACGTAGCAAACACGAGGAAAGACGCCGTTCTTCGGATGGGTGGTGAGGTTCTCGACGTCCTCGAGCGGGAGGGCGAACGGCACGTTCGCGACGACGCCGACTGTGCACGGGAACGCGGGATCGACGTCGTCACGGCGGTTTACGACGGGGACCCGTACAGCTCGATCATCGAGTACGCGGAGTCGAACGACGTCGATCTCGTCGCGATGCCGACCCACGGACGGACTGGCCTCGAGCGTTTCATGCTCGGGAGCACGACGGAACGCGTCGTCAGGACATCACCCGTCCCGGTGCTGACGATACGACCGGACAGCGACGGCGAAACGCCGACGTATCCGTATCGTACCGTTCTGGTCCCGACCGACGGGAGCGATTGTGCGACGGCGGCGCTCGCGATCGGAACCGACGTCGCGAACGCCGAGGGCGCGGCGCTGCACCTCCTCTCCGTTATCGATACGAGGACTCTCGGCGTCGACGTCAGGACCGACATTCAGATCTCGTTGCTGGAGGAAAGCGCGAACGAAATTCTCGAGGACGCCTCCGACTACGCGACGGATGCTGGCGTCGAGTCGGTCGCTGAGACAGTCGAATACGGAACTTCGATTCACCAGACGGTCCGCTCGTTCGTCGAGGACAACGACGTCGACCTCGTCGTCGTCGGCACGCACGGTCGGACGGGTTTCGACCGGTATCTCCTCGGAAGCGTCACCGAACACCTCGTTCGGACGTCACTGATTCCGGTGCTGACGGTTCGGGACGAGTCAATCACGGAGTAA
- the proC gene encoding pyrroline-5-carboxylate reductase, protein MVQTSVIGCGNMGSALIKGLWRGGNHTVTACDLDPDALESVADYCERTTSDVSEAADADVVVVAVKPDIVGAVLEDLELSPEQTLLSIAAGVSTDYVETRTDANVVRLMPNLAAETGDMAAAVAGENVTDEVRALLDDVGEYAEIDEAQMDIATAVNGSGPAFVFYLIQAMTEAGVDGGLEADDAETLAAQTFKGAAETVLRSDEDVDDLIDAVCSPNGTTIEGMEVLWNSDVRADVTAAVTAAEERSAELAAEFGSEDDV, encoded by the coding sequence ATGGTACAGACGAGCGTTATCGGTTGCGGAAACATGGGGAGCGCCCTGATAAAGGGCCTCTGGCGGGGCGGGAATCACACGGTGACCGCGTGTGACCTCGATCCCGATGCACTCGAGTCGGTCGCCGACTACTGCGAGCGAACCACGTCGGACGTCTCGGAGGCGGCCGACGCCGACGTGGTCGTCGTCGCCGTGAAGCCGGATATCGTCGGCGCGGTCCTCGAGGATCTCGAGCTCTCTCCGGAGCAGACGCTTCTCTCTATCGCTGCCGGTGTCTCGACCGACTACGTCGAAACGCGAACCGACGCGAACGTGGTCCGTCTCATGCCGAACCTCGCGGCCGAGACGGGGGACATGGCCGCGGCCGTTGCCGGGGAGAACGTCACCGACGAGGTACGGGCGCTGCTCGACGACGTCGGCGAGTACGCCGAGATCGACGAGGCGCAGATGGACATCGCGACGGCCGTCAACGGCAGCGGCCCCGCGTTCGTCTTCTATCTCATCCAGGCGATGACCGAGGCGGGCGTCGACGGCGGGCTCGAGGCGGACGACGCTGAGACGCTGGCCGCACAGACGTTCAAAGGGGCGGCCGAAACCGTCCTCCGGTCGGACGAGGACGTAGACGATCTGATCGACGCCGTCTGTTCGCCGAACGGGACGACCATCGAGGGAATGGAAGTCCTCTGGAACAGTGACGTTCGGGCGGACGTCACCGCGGCGGTGACGGCGGCCGAAGAGCGCTCCGCGGAACTCGCGGCCGAGTTCGGCAGTGAGGACGATGTCTAA
- the proB gene encoding glutamate 5-kinase, translating to MSKGLEDATVAKARRVAADAERVVVKAGTNSLTDSASNLDDEKLDKLVDDIEALLTRNKEVILVSSGAIGAGTGRIAASTGTVEESQALSTVGQSHLMHRYTESFGRYDRKVAQLLLTQHDLENPERFTNFRNTVETLLDWGVVPIINENDAVATEEIRIGDNDMLSAAATMGVDADLLVTLTDVGGVYTGNPKEDADAERIEAVGTNYDTVQEIVTESTSDGFGGIQTKVEGARDVSEHGIPAVIAKSTEADVLEKIATAKPVGTIFVPINGVSDD from the coding sequence ATGTCTAAGGGACTCGAGGACGCGACCGTCGCGAAGGCGCGACGGGTGGCGGCCGACGCGGAGCGGGTCGTCGTCAAGGCCGGGACGAACTCCCTGACGGACTCGGCGTCGAACCTCGACGACGAGAAGCTCGACAAGCTGGTCGACGATATCGAAGCCCTCCTGACTCGGAACAAGGAGGTCATCCTCGTTTCGTCGGGCGCGATCGGGGCCGGCACGGGTCGGATCGCGGCGTCGACGGGGACCGTCGAGGAGTCACAGGCCCTGTCGACCGTCGGTCAGAGCCACCTCATGCACCGCTACACCGAAAGCTTCGGGCGGTACGATCGGAAGGTCGCTCAGCTTCTGTTGACCCAGCACGATCTCGAGAACCCCGAGCGCTTTACGAATTTCCGGAACACCGTCGAGACGCTGCTGGACTGGGGCGTCGTCCCGATAATCAACGAGAACGACGCGGTCGCGACCGAGGAGATTCGGATCGGCGACAACGACATGCTCTCGGCCGCGGCGACGATGGGCGTCGACGCCGACCTGCTGGTCACGCTGACCGACGTCGGCGGCGTCTACACCGGGAACCCGAAGGAGGACGCGGACGCGGAGCGCATCGAGGCGGTCGGGACCAACTACGATACGGTCCAGGAAATCGTCACCGAGAGCACGTCCGACGGGTTCGGCGGCATCCAGACGAAAGTCGAGGGCGCACGCGACGTCAGCGAACACGGCATTCCGGCCGTCATCGCGAAGTCGACCGAAGCCGACGTCCTGGAGAAGATCGCTACTGCCAAACCGGTGGGCACCATATTCGTCCCCATAAACGGTGTGAGCGATGACTGA
- a CDS encoding amphi-Trp domain-containing protein, whose product MGELETEARRSRSEIADYFRELADQLEGDGDVTLELEGQTVRLDPTEPVTFKLEGESDWSDGDTEAKQSIEFELVWWRAAETAEEGALDVRE is encoded by the coding sequence ATGGGAGAACTCGAAACGGAGGCGCGACGGTCGCGATCGGAAATCGCCGACTATTTCCGCGAACTGGCCGACCAACTCGAGGGCGACGGCGACGTGACGCTCGAACTCGAGGGGCAGACGGTGCGACTGGATCCGACGGAACCGGTTACGTTCAAACTCGAGGGAGAATCGGACTGGTCCGACGGGGACACGGAGGCGAAACAGAGCATCGAATTCGAGCTCGTCTGGTGGCGGGCGGCTGAGACCGCCGAGGAAGGGGCACTCGACGTTCGGGAGTGA
- a CDS encoding glutamate-5-semialdehyde dehydrogenase, translated as MTETDIERDVEEAQNAALELAKLSDEARSGALHEIADAIEARPDEILDANETDVAEGERMLEDGEYTQALVDRLKLSESKIESIAEMVRSVAEQTDPLGKTLSARKLDEDLELYKVAAPIGVVGTVFESRPDALVQIAALGLKSGNAVILKGGSEALHSNRTLFEIITDAAADAGIPDGWAQHIEAREDVDALLEMDESIDLLMPRGSSEFVAYIQDNTSIPVLGHTEGICHVYVDDEADLSMAEEIAYDAKVQYPAVCNAVETLLVHEAVADEFLPAIADRYETAGVEMRGDGASREIVDVKAATDADWDTEYGDLIVSIRVVDSLETAIDHVTTHGSKHTDSIVTEDAERASTFMRSLDSASVFHNASTRFADGYRFGLGAEVGISTGKIHARGPVGLEGLTTYKYHLEGDGHLVATYAGDDAKPFTHQAFDGEWTPGHLSDD; from the coding sequence ATGACTGAGACTGACATCGAACGAGACGTCGAGGAGGCACAGAACGCGGCCCTGGAGCTCGCGAAACTGTCCGACGAGGCCCGGAGCGGTGCGCTACACGAGATCGCCGACGCGATCGAAGCGCGACCCGACGAGATCCTGGACGCCAACGAGACGGACGTCGCCGAGGGCGAACGGATGCTCGAAGACGGTGAGTACACGCAGGCGCTGGTCGACAGGCTGAAGCTCTCCGAGTCGAAGATCGAGAGCATCGCCGAGATGGTCCGCAGCGTCGCGGAACAGACCGATCCGCTCGGGAAGACGCTCTCGGCGCGGAAACTCGACGAGGACCTCGAACTCTACAAGGTCGCCGCCCCGATCGGCGTCGTCGGGACGGTCTTCGAGTCCCGACCCGATGCGCTGGTTCAGATCGCCGCACTCGGCCTCAAATCCGGGAACGCGGTGATCCTGAAAGGCGGCAGCGAGGCGCTTCACTCCAATCGGACCCTGTTCGAGATCATCACGGACGCCGCGGCCGACGCCGGGATTCCGGACGGCTGGGCACAGCACATCGAAGCCCGCGAGGACGTCGACGCGCTGCTCGAGATGGACGAGTCGATCGATCTCCTCATGCCGCGGGGAAGCTCCGAGTTCGTCGCCTACATCCAGGACAACACGAGCATTCCCGTCCTCGGACACACGGAAGGGATCTGTCACGTCTACGTCGACGACGAGGCCGATCTCTCGATGGCCGAGGAGATCGCCTACGACGCCAAGGTCCAGTACCCCGCGGTTTGCAACGCCGTCGAGACGCTGCTCGTCCACGAGGCGGTCGCCGACGAGTTCCTGCCGGCGATCGCGGACCGGTACGAGACCGCCGGCGTCGAGATGCGCGGCGACGGGGCCTCCCGCGAAATCGTCGACGTGAAGGCGGCGACCGACGCCGACTGGGACACCGAGTACGGCGATCTGATCGTCTCGATCAGGGTCGTCGACTCGCTCGAGACGGCGATCGATCACGTCACCACCCACGGCTCGAAGCACACCGACTCGATCGTGACCGAGGACGCCGAGCGCGCGAGCACCTTCATGCGGAGCCTCGACTCGGCCAGCGTCTTCCACAACGCCTCGACCCGATTCGCCGACGGCTACCGATTCGGGCTCGGCGCCGAGGTCGGCATCAGCACGGGCAAAATCCACGCCCGCGGTCCCGTCGGTCTCGAGGGGCTGACGACCTACAAGTACCACCTCGAAGGCGACGGCCACCTCGTCGCCACCTACGCGGGCGACGACGCGAAACCGTTCACACACCAGGCGTTCGACGGCGAGTGGACGCCCGGTCACCTCTCGGACGACTAG
- a CDS encoding carboxymuconolactone decarboxylase family protein — protein sequence MVSNETETEIETYLGRVPSWIDALPESSADHCWEIVRDLELEETDLARREKALVALSAAAAIQCPYCTHFHKEEAKLEGVTDAELEEAIAVAGNVRHFSTILHGAEVDHEEFVSETAHIVEHVREQQAAAHGDD from the coding sequence ATGGTATCCAACGAGACGGAGACGGAGATAGAAACGTACCTCGGCCGAGTCCCGAGCTGGATCGACGCGCTCCCGGAGTCGAGCGCGGACCACTGCTGGGAGATCGTTCGGGATCTCGAGCTCGAGGAAACGGACCTCGCACGACGAGAGAAGGCGCTCGTCGCCCTCAGTGCGGCAGCGGCAATCCAGTGTCCGTACTGTACGCACTTCCACAAGGAGGAAGCGAAACTCGAGGGCGTGACGGACGCCGAACTGGAGGAGGCGATCGCCGTCGCGGGCAACGTCCGGCACTTCTCGACGATCCTCCACGGGGCGGAGGTGGATCACGAAGAGTTCGTGTCCGAGACGGCACACATCGTCGAACACGTCCGCGAACAGCAGGCGGCGGCCCACGGCGACGACTGA
- a CDS encoding DUF4112 domain-containing protein, translating to METDATDGVRSTLEKFDGDLPESIDRAALDRMQTVAHALDKGIRVPGTEFRFGLDPIAGILPGAGDSAAAVVSLYIVAESARMGVSRSTLLRMLAVVAVDAVGGSVPVLGVIFDAFWKANTRNLSLALQDLSE from the coding sequence ATGGAAACTGACGCGACGGACGGAGTCCGATCGACCCTCGAGAAGTTCGATGGGGACCTCCCCGAATCCATCGACAGGGCAGCGCTCGACCGAATGCAGACGGTTGCTCACGCTCTCGACAAGGGGATCCGAGTCCCGGGAACGGAGTTTCGATTCGGGCTGGACCCGATCGCCGGGATCCTCCCGGGTGCCGGCGACTCCGCGGCCGCGGTCGTCTCGCTGTATATCGTCGCCGAATCCGCCCGGATGGGCGTCTCTCGGTCGACGCTGCTCCGCATGCTCGCGGTCGTCGCCGTCGACGCCGTCGGCGGGTCCGTCCCGGTTCTCGGTGTCATCTTCGACGCGTTCTGGAAGGCCAACACGCGGAACCTCAGCCTGGCGCTGCAGGATCTCTCGGAATAA